The following proteins are co-located in the Verrucomicrobiota bacterium genome:
- a CDS encoding response regulator, with the protein MPRILIIDDDPSIRRLITKIISTADVEVIEASDGSEGYTLAAANPPDLILCDVMMPNLDGIGFLQKWSSQATVPSVPIVMITSVTEKSRIIDAVKYGASDYIVKPFDPLGVRTKITKLLKEPATPPPSA; encoded by the coding sequence ATGCCGCGGATTCTCATCATCGACGACGACCCGAGCATTCGGCGCTTGATCACCAAGATTATCAGCACCGCCGACGTCGAGGTCATCGAGGCCTCTGACGGGTCTGAAGGGTACACCTTGGCCGCCGCGAATCCGCCAGACCTGATCCTGTGCGACGTGATGATGCCAAACCTTGACGGGATCGGGTTCCTGCAGAAGTGGTCGTCGCAGGCGACCGTGCCGTCCGTGCCGATTGTGATGATCACGTCAGTGACCGAGAAGTCGCGCATCATCGACGCGGTCAAGTACGGCGCCTCGGACTACATCGTCAAGCCGTTCGATCCGCTGGGGGTCCGGACCAAGATCACCAAGCTTCTCAAGGAACCGGCTACTCCGCCGCCTTCGGCCTGA
- a CDS encoding response regulator encodes MTRVLVVDDDEQSRRLVKRALGQMPEAEVMEAQDGEEGLDIAHQRRPDVILLDIKMPNMDGIEFLKRSSRDESLSNVPVMMVTAVADRQQVIVSVSYGARDYVVKPFDPVGLINKIKRLLADSTMR; translated from the coding sequence ATGACACGGGTCCTCGTCGTAGATGATGACGAACAGAGCCGCCGGCTCGTTAAGCGGGCTCTCGGCCAGATGCCGGAGGCCGAGGTGATGGAAGCCCAGGATGGAGAAGAGGGGCTTGACATCGCCCACCAGCGCCGGCCTGACGTCATCCTGCTGGACATCAAAATGCCGAACATGGACGGCATTGAGTTTCTCAAGCGTTCCTCGCGCGATGAGTCCCTGTCCAACGTTCCAGTCATGATGGTCACCGCGGTGGCCGACCGCCAGCAGGTTATCGTGTCGGTCTCCTACGGTGCACGCGACTACGTGGTCAAGCCGTTCGATCCCGTCGGGTTGATCAACAAGATCAAGCGACTCCTCGCCGACAGCACCATGCGTTAG
- a CDS encoding HEAT repeat domain-containing protein gives MSDIRAAAAEAAAVEELAEAAPLAEEGVREPARETVRPSRAPLRTEADGETPFEFVIEPRALVPGRIEFVRSSDEVLFNRAIDSLGSRDARGMREGLQMLGRIPGETAAAVLRNLYSIAPARWRSEVAHQLVNHAAPGIKEFFREVLDRHDEPAVVRVAALRALYARDKALATEYLLKALGDESDDVRAAAATYVGWLREKRAMPLLEQLVGDRSSVVATAALRAAASIRL, from the coding sequence GTGAGCGACATCAGAGCGGCAGCGGCTGAAGCTGCTGCGGTCGAGGAGCTTGCCGAGGCGGCCCCGCTCGCCGAGGAAGGCGTCCGCGAGCCGGCGCGTGAAACCGTTCGGCCGAGTCGGGCGCCTTTGCGCACCGAGGCCGATGGCGAGACGCCGTTCGAGTTTGTCATCGAGCCGCGTGCGCTCGTCCCCGGACGGATCGAGTTTGTTCGCAGCTCCGATGAGGTGTTGTTCAACAGGGCCATCGACTCGTTGGGCTCGCGCGACGCGCGCGGCATGCGTGAGGGCCTCCAGATGCTTGGCCGTATCCCGGGCGAGACCGCCGCGGCCGTATTGCGGAACCTCTACTCGATTGCGCCAGCGCGGTGGCGGTCTGAGGTGGCTCACCAGCTCGTCAATCACGCCGCACCGGGCATCAAGGAGTTCTTCCGCGAGGTGCTCGATCGGCATGATGAGCCGGCCGTGGTGCGCGTCGCCGCGCTGCGTGCGCTCTATGCGCGCGACAAGGCGCTTGCCACCGAGTATCTGCTCAAGGCGCTTGGCGACGAGAGTGACGATGTGCGCGCGGCGGCGGCCACGTATGTGGGCTGGCTGCGCGAGAAGCGCGCCATGCCGCTGCTCGAGCAGCTCGTGGGTGACCGCTCGTCGGTCGTGGCCACGGCCGCGTTGCGCGCGGCGGCCTCGATCCGGCTGTGA
- a CDS encoding tetratricopeptide repeat protein, which yields MPDMRRRLRLCTTAICFSMLIALVALCSGCGRGTTSDPGPTPDQINALGQAGAYYERGIELYDAGQYNKAIASFRRALDLEPDNPRPYLEIGACYARLGNEKRELEAYEAALAVSPGFVPAQNSRGVALLRLGRVEEAIAAFEHALKREVGYAPAHVNIAIAYSQMGKHDLALVSLENAAQFGAPPFDVLSNKGAVLMKLGRYVEAADAFERALQERPGYLPVRFEHAMALANSDRLYEAVLELERLTTLQPNYTEAYTEKARLLARIGRPQASIDQFNFYLKRMPKDAQVWNELGNVLFAMGEYERAEAAFRSAVKYRTDFYTAYLNLASTLKRLDRERDAERILRKAQRYKPAETTRQKPAETVGQKPAEAADQEPAEAAQ from the coding sequence ATGCCTGATATGCGCCGCCGTTTGCGTCTCTGCACCACAGCGATCTGCTTCTCGATGCTCATCGCGCTTGTCGCGCTCTGCAGCGGCTGCGGCCGCGGCACGACAAGCGATCCGGGACCAACCCCCGACCAGATCAACGCGCTCGGTCAAGCCGGCGCCTATTACGAACGCGGCATCGAGCTCTACGACGCCGGCCAGTACAACAAGGCGATAGCCAGCTTCCGACGCGCCCTCGATCTGGAGCCGGACAACCCGCGCCCCTACCTCGAAATCGGCGCCTGCTACGCCCGTCTCGGCAACGAGAAACGCGAGCTCGAAGCGTACGAGGCCGCATTGGCCGTCTCGCCCGGGTTCGTCCCGGCCCAGAACAGCCGCGGCGTGGCCCTGCTGCGGCTGGGCCGCGTCGAAGAGGCGATCGCCGCCTTCGAGCACGCGCTCAAGCGTGAGGTGGGCTACGCGCCCGCGCACGTCAACATCGCCATCGCCTACAGCCAGATGGGGAAGCACGACCTGGCGCTCGTATCGCTCGAGAACGCCGCCCAGTTCGGGGCGCCGCCATTCGACGTGCTGTCGAACAAGGGGGCCGTGCTCATGAAGCTCGGTCGCTACGTCGAGGCGGCCGATGCCTTCGAGCGCGCGCTCCAGGAACGGCCCGGCTACTTACCCGTGCGGTTCGAGCACGCCATGGCACTCGCCAACTCCGACCGGCTGTACGAGGCCGTCCTGGAGCTTGAGCGGCTCACCACGCTCCAACCCAACTACACCGAGGCCTACACCGAGAAGGCCCGTCTGCTCGCGCGCATCGGCCGGCCCCAAGCCTCCATCGATCAGTTCAACTTCTACCTCAAGAGAATGCCCAAGGACGCCCAAGTCTGGAACGAGCTCGGCAACGTCCTCTTCGCCATGGGCGAGTACGAGAGGGCCGAAGCCGCCTTCCGCAGCGCCGTCAAGTACCGCACCGATTTCTACACCGCGTACCTTAACCTGGCGAGCACGCTCAAACGCCTCGACCGCGAACGCGACGCCGAACGCATCCTGCGCAAGGCCCAGCGCTACAAGCCCGCTGAGACAACGCGTCAGAAGCCCGCCGAGACGGTGGGTCAGAAGCCCGCCGAGGCGGCGGACCAAGAGCCCGCCGAGGCGGCGCAGTAG
- a CDS encoding acetyl-CoA carboxylase carboxyltransferase subunit alpha, which yields MATQREVTPLEFERPLRELEKKIEELKGWTREQSVDLRDQIRQLEQKLDEEKQAVYGNLGAWERVLIARHPQRPYFLDFVQMMMTDWIELHGDRLFADDRAMVGGIARLGHHRVMLVATQKGRDTKERTMRNFGMPHPEGYRKALRLMQMAEKFHIPTIAFIDTPGAYPGIGAEERGISQAIAYNLREMMRVRTPMIVIITGEGCSGGAIGIGVGDVVLILQHAYYSVITPEGCAAILWRDAGQMAKAAATMKLASEDLLKQHIVDEILPEPLGGCHYDPEKMAAAIKERLIVHLDRLSIVRPDDLLDRRYQRFREIGVFSEKVIKLKQEEKPTADQLADARDGGVAASSSEA from the coding sequence ATGGCCACGCAACGCGAAGTGACGCCGCTCGAGTTCGAGCGCCCGTTGCGCGAGCTCGAGAAGAAGATCGAGGAACTCAAGGGCTGGACGCGCGAGCAGTCCGTCGACCTGCGCGACCAGATCCGGCAGCTCGAACAGAAGCTCGACGAGGAAAAGCAGGCCGTCTACGGCAACCTGGGCGCCTGGGAACGCGTGCTCATCGCCCGCCACCCCCAGCGGCCCTACTTCCTCGACTTCGTCCAAATGATGATGACCGACTGGATTGAGCTGCACGGCGACCGGCTGTTCGCCGACGACCGCGCCATGGTCGGTGGCATCGCGCGGCTCGGCCACCACCGTGTCATGCTCGTGGCGACGCAGAAGGGGCGCGACACCAAGGAGCGCACGATGCGCAACTTCGGCATGCCGCACCCGGAGGGCTACCGGAAGGCGCTGCGTCTGATGCAGATGGCCGAGAAGTTCCATATTCCGACCATCGCGTTTATCGACACGCCCGGCGCCTACCCCGGCATCGGGGCCGAGGAGCGCGGCATCTCGCAGGCGATCGCCTACAACTTGCGCGAGATGATGCGCGTCCGCACACCGATGATTGTGATCATCACCGGCGAGGGCTGCTCGGGCGGTGCCATCGGCATCGGCGTCGGCGACGTTGTGCTCATCCTCCAACACGCGTACTACTCGGTCATCACGCCCGAGGGCTGCGCGGCTATCCTGTGGCGCGACGCGGGCCAGATGGCCAAAGCGGCGGCGACGATGAAACTCGCGAGCGAGGACCTGCTCAAGCAGCACATCGTCGACGAGATCCTGCCCGAGCCGCTCGGCGGCTGCCACTACGACCCCGAGAAGATGGCCGCCGCGATCAAAGAACGGCTCATCGTGCACCTCGACCGGCTTTCCATCGTGAGGCCCGACGATCTGCTCGATCGCCGCTACCAGCGGTTCCGCGAGATCGGCGTCTTCAGCGAGAAGGTCATCAAGCTCAAGCAAGAGGAGAAGCCTACCGCGGACCAGCTCGCCGACGCGCGCGACGGCGGCGTGGCCGCCTCCTCGTCAGAAGCGTAG
- a CDS encoding L,D-transpeptidase family protein, which translates to MKRLPARKHTELAIIVVVLAVVVVALGLWTAYRASGGRSPGKSKGTAKSQAAAANVPAAVAHARTLSEQGDARALDAWTAVMNDATLDKAARGEAAYRIGMLRAMPSPPDVAGATAMFKQAVALAPATTWADKAMTALADLCIKADRAQDALEPLNAYRAKAKDPALIKAKLGDVNIAVLFSPFVTEVPKCEYYTVASGDSLVRIAGRTYNGKTTAELLQEANRISDPRQIRPGDRLKVVVDTFRIVVDKSDNTLTLFCGDTFMKEYAVGTGKFSNTPVGKFTIVSKEVDPMWNGIPYGDPRNILGTRWMQFTDEAGTLRGFGIHGTTEPETIGKHSSAGCVRMHNKDVEELYKIVVKGTPVEIVD; encoded by the coding sequence ATGAAACGACTTCCCGCAAGAAAACACACCGAACTGGCGATCATCGTCGTGGTGCTCGCTGTCGTCGTCGTGGCGCTGGGTCTCTGGACGGCCTACCGCGCCTCGGGCGGCAGGAGCCCGGGCAAGAGCAAAGGCACGGCCAAGTCGCAGGCAGCAGCGGCCAACGTGCCCGCCGCCGTGGCCCACGCGCGCACGCTCTCCGAGCAGGGCGACGCCCGCGCGCTCGATGCCTGGACGGCCGTCATGAACGATGCCACGCTCGACAAAGCCGCGCGCGGCGAGGCCGCGTACCGCATCGGCATGCTGCGCGCCATGCCCAGTCCACCCGATGTGGCCGGCGCGACCGCCATGTTCAAGCAGGCCGTCGCCCTTGCCCCCGCGACCACATGGGCTGACAAGGCGATGACGGCCCTGGCCGACCTGTGCATCAAAGCCGATAGGGCCCAAGACGCCCTCGAACCGCTGAACGCCTACCGCGCCAAGGCCAAAGATCCGGCCCTCATCAAGGCCAAGCTCGGCGACGTCAACATCGCTGTGCTGTTCTCGCCGTTCGTGACCGAGGTGCCGAAGTGCGAGTACTACACGGTCGCCTCCGGCGATTCGCTCGTCAGGATCGCTGGCAGGACCTACAATGGCAAGACGACCGCCGAGCTGCTCCAGGAAGCGAACCGCATCTCCGACCCCCGCCAAATCCGGCCGGGTGATCGGCTCAAGGTCGTCGTTGACACCTTCCGCATCGTCGTTGACAAGTCGGACAACACGCTGACGCTGTTCTGCGGTGACACCTTCATGAAGGAGTACGCCGTCGGCACCGGCAAGTTCAGCAACACGCCCGTGGGCAAGTTCACCATCGTGTCGAAGGAGGTCGACCCGATGTGGAACGGGATCCCCTATGGCGACCCCCGCAACATCCTGGGCACGCGGTGGATGCAGTTCACCGACGAAGCCGGAACGCTCAGGGGCTTCGGCATCCACGGCACAACCGAGCCCGAGACCATCGGCAAGCACAGCAGCGCCGGCTGCGTGCGCATGCATAACAAGGACGTCGAGGAGCTCTACAAGATCGTCGTCAAGGGCACGCCCGTAGAAATCGTCGACTAG
- a CDS encoding serine/threonine protein kinase — protein MYGMTFGGFELTERINRGSLSEVYRARSTASGRPAAVRLLLPELRGNPTAVRQFMRGARLEARCDHPNVVRVFEIGEARDTPFVATELIEGDNLKRFIIEKREVLRTRPVPILRAVGEALAHLHHAQHMIHRDVKPENVLVSEDGKDVRLADFSLAVEKHREFLYSRRISGSPSYIAPERLLLRRYDERVDIYSLGILAYEVLALRLPYTGSTEQEIMRAHTDFRLKPEPIRRYNPNVSPALEHAVFLSLEKDLEKRYPDVRLFVRDIRQSASS, from the coding sequence ATGTACGGCATGACGTTTGGCGGATTCGAGCTTACTGAGCGGATCAACCGCGGGAGCCTCTCCGAGGTCTACCGCGCGCGCTCAACCGCGTCGGGCCGGCCCGCCGCGGTGCGCCTGCTCCTGCCCGAGCTGCGCGGCAACCCGACGGCCGTGCGCCAGTTCATGCGCGGCGCCCGGCTCGAGGCGCGCTGCGATCACCCGAACGTGGTCCGCGTCTTCGAGATCGGCGAGGCACGCGACACCCCGTTCGTGGCCACCGAGCTCATCGAGGGCGACAACCTCAAGCGCTTCATCATCGAGAAGCGCGAGGTGCTGCGCACCCGGCCGGTGCCCATCCTGCGCGCCGTTGGCGAGGCGCTCGCCCACCTGCACCACGCCCAACACATGATCCACCGCGATGTCAAACCCGAAAACGTGCTCGTCTCCGAAGACGGCAAGGACGTGCGCCTGGCCGATTTCAGTCTCGCGGTCGAGAAGCACCGCGAGTTCCTCTACTCGAGGCGCATCAGCGGCAGCCCGAGCTACATCGCCCCCGAGCGATTGCTCCTGCGCCGCTACGACGAGCGCGTCGACATCTACTCGCTCGGCATCCTGGCATACGAAGTGCTGGCCTTACGGCTGCCGTACACGGGCAGCACCGAGCAGGAGATCATGCGCGCCCACACTGACTTCCGCCTCAAGCCCGAGCCGATCCGCCGCTACAACCCTAATGTGAGCCCAGCCCTGGAGCACGCCGTATTCCTATCGCTTGAAAAAGACCTGGAGAAGCGCTACCCTGACGTTCGCTTGTTTGTCCGCGACATCAGGCAGAGCGCGTCCAGCTAG
- the pssA gene encoding CDP-diacylglycerol--serine O-phosphatidyltransferase, with protein sequence MKKIYILPNLCTALNVFSGTFSIVFAIEGYYAPAAVAILAACCFDFLDGIIARAQRAGTAFGKEFDSLADVLSFGMAPAVLMYLFHRRADLGPLSLKFGLGVVFLFVVACALRLARYNVQATSEERRWFSGLPSPGAGGMVATYVLMAHTHPWAMLPLPAATAMMLSISILMVSRVRYPSSTSLHLFRKKPFVVLVGASVVIVALVAFLEVAFCALFAFYTAFGPARYLYYRYIKGLAIEPPFNLLAEARAGDRTGTRRPRRWKQLRRHRTRHAPTSDTDHL encoded by the coding sequence ATGAAAAAGATCTACATCCTCCCCAACCTCTGCACGGCGCTCAACGTGTTCTCGGGCACGTTCTCGATCGTGTTCGCCATCGAAGGCTACTATGCCCCGGCGGCGGTGGCCATCCTCGCCGCGTGCTGTTTCGACTTCCTCGACGGCATCATCGCCCGCGCCCAGCGCGCCGGCACCGCGTTCGGCAAGGAGTTCGACTCGCTCGCCGACGTGCTGAGCTTCGGCATGGCGCCGGCGGTGCTCATGTACCTGTTCCACCGCCGGGCCGACCTTGGGCCGCTGAGCCTCAAGTTCGGCCTCGGCGTGGTGTTCCTGTTCGTCGTGGCGTGCGCGCTGCGGCTCGCGCGCTACAATGTGCAGGCCACGAGCGAGGAGCGGCGCTGGTTCTCCGGGCTGCCGAGCCCCGGCGCCGGCGGGATGGTGGCCACCTATGTGCTCATGGCGCATACGCACCCGTGGGCCATGTTGCCGCTGCCGGCGGCCACGGCGATGATGCTTTCCATCTCGATCCTTATGGTGAGCCGGGTCCGTTATCCGTCGAGCACCAGTTTGCACCTGTTCCGCAAGAAGCCGTTTGTCGTCCTCGTCGGGGCCTCCGTGGTTATTGTCGCGTTGGTGGCGTTTCTCGAAGTGGCGTTCTGCGCGCTGTTCGCCTTCTACACCGCGTTCGGCCCGGCCCGCTACCTGTACTACCGGTACATCAAAGGCCTCGCCATCGAACCGCCGTTCAACCTGCTGGCCGAGGCCCGAGCCGGCGACCGCACCGGCACGCGACGCCCCCGGCGCTGGAAGCAGCTGCGGCGCCACCGCACACGCCACGCTCCCACGAGCGACACAGACCACCTCTAA
- a CDS encoding phosphatidylserine decarboxylase family protein, whose translation MRFSIAKEGLPLAIPFGAAAVVFFILGWTWVAGVCLVLSLAVLSFFRDPARTPPGDPSLVLAPADGLVVGVTQVNEPEYVGGPATRISIFMRLWDVHMTYAPMDGTVEHIAHRPGRFGNAGFAKASERNEANSIGVRAAGERLMFRQVAGMIARRIVCRVKPGDEVRRGERVGLIKFGSRVDVFLPPGYEVLVEKGRRVHAISSPIARGHAGPLENQ comes from the coding sequence ATGCGTTTCTCCATAGCGAAAGAGGGACTGCCTCTTGCCATTCCGTTTGGCGCAGCGGCAGTGGTGTTTTTCATCCTCGGGTGGACCTGGGTCGCCGGTGTCTGCCTGGTTCTGTCGCTTGCTGTGCTCTCGTTTTTCCGTGATCCGGCGCGCACACCGCCTGGGGATCCGAGCCTGGTGCTCGCGCCGGCCGACGGGCTGGTGGTCGGCGTCACCCAAGTCAACGAGCCTGAGTACGTGGGCGGGCCGGCCACGCGCATAAGCATCTTCATGCGCCTCTGGGACGTTCATATGACGTACGCGCCCATGGACGGCACGGTCGAGCACATCGCCCACCGGCCGGGACGGTTCGGCAACGCGGGTTTTGCCAAAGCCTCCGAGCGCAACGAGGCCAACTCGATCGGCGTGCGGGCAGCCGGTGAACGGCTTATGTTCCGCCAGGTCGCCGGCATGATTGCCCGGCGCATCGTGTGCCGCGTCAAGCCGGGCGACGAGGTGCGGCGCGGCGAGCGCGTGGGGCTGATCAAGTTCGGATCGCGCGTCGACGTGTTTCTGCCGCCGGGCTATGAGGTGCTCGTCGAGAAAGGCCGGCGCGTGCACGCCATCTCGAGTCCAATCGCACGGGGCCATGCCGGGCCTCTGGAGAATCAATGA
- a CDS encoding glycosyltransferase produces MPRILHVINSFDIGGNERFLVELLRRLDRAEFVQEVCVPDRGRDYTFDLKQICESLGVPIHVVEARGNLDRAVGRRLRALMAAGAYDIVHTHLVFSQYWGRRAASAAGIGRIISSEQNAYRFKVWPPFRWIEQRLTRSTECVVACSEHVRQHLVRRVGLPREKIALVYNGVDTEAFAPTEADDPVRAAVREEMNVGPGEKLIGTVGHLNRQKGHDVLIAALADVVRREPTARLAIAGRGPLRRRLEALAAQHGVAGKVIFAGLVGDVARFLKGLDVFAFPSRWEGFGIALIEAMATGLPVVASRTGGIKEIVEDWVSGLLVPIGDRVALSEALLSVVCDTDRAHRLAQEGLARVRRQFSLARTVEQMSDIYRGVQPRHEQSLP; encoded by the coding sequence GTGCCCCGCATCCTTCACGTGATCAACAGCTTCGACATCGGCGGCAACGAGCGATTCCTTGTCGAGCTGCTGCGCCGGCTCGATCGTGCCGAGTTCGTGCAGGAGGTCTGCGTGCCCGACCGGGGCCGCGACTACACGTTCGACCTCAAGCAGATCTGCGAGTCGCTCGGCGTGCCGATTCACGTTGTGGAGGCGCGCGGCAATCTGGATCGTGCCGTCGGCCGGCGGCTCAGGGCGCTCATGGCGGCCGGTGCCTATGACATCGTCCACACGCATCTCGTGTTCTCGCAGTACTGGGGCCGGAGGGCGGCGAGCGCTGCGGGCATTGGGCGCATCATCTCGTCGGAGCAGAACGCATATCGGTTCAAGGTCTGGCCGCCGTTCCGCTGGATCGAGCAGCGGCTCACGCGCTCGACAGAGTGCGTCGTCGCCTGCTCGGAACACGTGCGCCAGCATCTTGTCCGGCGCGTCGGCCTGCCGCGCGAGAAGATCGCTCTCGTCTACAACGGCGTCGATACGGAGGCGTTCGCGCCGACTGAGGCCGACGATCCGGTCCGCGCGGCCGTACGCGAGGAGATGAATGTCGGACCCGGCGAGAAGTTGATCGGAACAGTCGGCCATTTGAATCGTCAGAAAGGCCATGATGTGCTTATCGCCGCGCTGGCAGACGTCGTGCGGCGCGAGCCGACGGCCCGGCTCGCTATCGCCGGACGCGGCCCACTTCGGCGGCGGCTCGAGGCGCTGGCCGCCCAACACGGTGTGGCGGGCAAAGTCATCTTCGCCGGGCTGGTGGGCGACGTGGCCCGGTTCCTCAAGGGGCTCGACGTGTTTGCGTTTCCGTCCCGCTGGGAGGGCTTTGGCATCGCGCTGATCGAGGCGATGGCCACCGGGCTGCCGGTCGTGGCGTCCCGCACGGGCGGCATCAAAGAGATCGTCGAAGATTGGGTCTCCGGGTTGCTTGTGCCGATCGGCGACCGGGTCGCACTGAGCGAGGCGCTGCTCTCGGTGGTGTGCGATACGGATCGGGCTCACCGGCTGGCGCAGGAGGGATTGGCCCGGGTCCGCAGGCAGTTCTCGCTCGCTCGCACCGTCGAGCAGATGTCCGACATCTACCGCGGCGTGCAACCGCGTCACGAACAAAGTCTCCCGTGA
- a CDS encoding sigma-70 family RNA polymerase sigma factor, producing the protein MYPSDEELIAGCHQGDTASFDQLFERYRSRVFTFVWRYVRDRETAEDIFQETFVRVFARAGTYRKRAKVSTWIYTIAANLCRDELRRRRRRPLVSLDGPLPGDEPGQVWMQIVSAPDAPTDSPRQAAQDAEHRTALWRAVDGLPSELRVTLELQALHGLKYREVAEVLGIPLGTVQSRIHNAIKLLRKAFRDEAVIA; encoded by the coding sequence ATGTACCCTTCGGATGAGGAGCTGATCGCCGGGTGCCATCAAGGCGACACGGCGAGCTTCGACCAGCTCTTTGAAAGGTACCGGAGCAGGGTGTTCACGTTCGTCTGGCGATACGTGCGCGACCGCGAGACGGCCGAGGACATCTTCCAGGAGACCTTCGTGCGGGTGTTCGCGCGGGCGGGTACGTACCGCAAGCGGGCCAAGGTGTCGACGTGGATCTACACCATCGCCGCGAACCTGTGCAGGGACGAGCTTCGAAGGCGCCGGCGCCGTCCGCTCGTGTCGCTCGACGGGCCGCTGCCGGGCGACGAACCCGGCCAGGTCTGGATGCAGATCGTCAGTGCACCTGATGCGCCGACCGACAGCCCGAGGCAGGCGGCCCAGGACGCCGAGCACCGCACGGCGCTTTGGAGGGCCGTTGACGGGTTGCCCTCCGAGCTGCGGGTAACCCTGGAATTGCAGGCTTTGCACGGGCTCAAGTACCGCGAGGTGGCCGAGGTGCTCGGCATCCCGCTCGGCACCGTGCAGTCCCGCATCCACAACGCGATCAAGCTGCTCCGAAAGGCGTTCCGAGACGAAGCCGTCATCGCCTGA
- a CDS encoding PDZ domain-containing protein, which translates to MRILTKRNLMLGNMALGFIFLLVAFFAVRPLFQAGGAIDVVTVGGGGPPRTGSGMEAERERYEAMKSQYPQVIGVNNIFVPKVPKPAVVVVAKKLDPLVPPPWTFVGAYSPDGEGKTWIAYIREGAARNPRDPRPTTAEDIRVEVGQRFPKYMVVITEVTADYVRYEIRDDENFRSEEHFVPVEAAKRATKLDKDWSGIIVPASANSYVVDMIVFEKELKILAGPEGDWVMTLVNSVEAEQYRPGAEDAPLQGYRVLAFKPESPLNELGLERQDVIIGLGGKPITDPDHGLEMLREALAGNEIKLHVTRSGRDRYIQIKLNRFE; encoded by the coding sequence ATGCGGATTCTGACCAAGCGCAATCTCATGCTGGGCAACATGGCGCTCGGGTTCATCTTTCTGCTCGTGGCGTTCTTTGCTGTCCGTCCGCTGTTCCAGGCGGGCGGCGCCATCGACGTGGTGACGGTTGGCGGAGGCGGTCCGCCGCGCACCGGCAGCGGCATGGAGGCCGAGCGTGAGCGCTACGAGGCGATGAAGTCGCAGTACCCGCAGGTCATTGGGGTCAACAACATCTTTGTGCCAAAGGTGCCGAAGCCGGCGGTGGTCGTTGTGGCGAAGAAGCTGGATCCGCTGGTGCCGCCGCCGTGGACGTTCGTTGGCGCTTATAGCCCCGACGGAGAAGGCAAGACGTGGATCGCGTATATCCGGGAGGGAGCGGCTCGAAACCCGCGCGATCCGCGCCCGACGACGGCCGAAGATATCCGAGTCGAGGTCGGGCAACGTTTCCCCAAGTACATGGTGGTGATCACCGAGGTGACCGCCGACTACGTGCGCTATGAGATCCGCGATGACGAGAACTTCCGGTCCGAGGAGCACTTCGTGCCGGTGGAAGCGGCCAAGCGCGCCACGAAGCTCGACAAGGACTGGAGCGGGATCATCGTTCCGGCCTCCGCGAACAGCTACGTCGTGGATATGATTGTATTCGAGAAGGAGCTCAAGATCCTGGCAGGCCCGGAGGGCGACTGGGTGATGACGCTGGTCAACAGCGTCGAAGCCGAGCAATACCGGCCCGGGGCTGAAGACGCTCCGCTTCAGGGCTACCGCGTGCTCGCGTTCAAGCCGGAGAGCCCGCTCAACGAGCTCGGTCTCGAGCGTCAGGACGTCATCATCGGCCTGGGCGGCAAACCAATCACCGATCCGGACCACGGGCTCGAGATGCTGCGCGAGGCGCTCGCTGGCAATGAGATCAAGCTTCACGTGACTCGCTCGGGGAGGGACAGGTATATTCAAATCAAACTGAACCGGTTTGAGTGA